One window from the genome of Oncorhynchus kisutch isolate 150728-3 linkage group LG21, Okis_V2, whole genome shotgun sequence encodes:
- the cnksr3 gene encoding connector enhancer of kinase suppressor of ras 3 — MDPIRKWTPKQVVDWMRGLDDSLQQYVPYFEREKIDGEQLLKISHQDLLELGMTRIGHQELVLEAVDLLCALNYGVETDNLKTLVGRMRAASNNLQNSASERRKNPSYERQNSHKPPNDFLTAVVELIGAAKSLLAWLDRTPLTGISDFTSTKNRIIQLCLELTSTVQKDCTVYEMEEKILQVSVALNVICEQTMRMTSDPQKSQSACLEEVHITNVRPGEGLGMYIKSTYDGLHVITGTTEHSPADRTHRIHAGDEVIQVNKQTVVGWQLKNLVGKLKADTAGVSLVVKKRPSGTCSFTPAPLKNMRWRPPLVQSTPSMPKIQSPKHAPSEALMKKEKQTNLDLFIPPPPTVPYTPRDGKPKVSVKVQLRPKGSQSPNSFLDEGRRRFTFADYDNKIKVCPPPEPNIQPAPVARLRQRTSTRGKQRPLSMPVDSCLGMSDSSSRPWPQGRKVEDILHRYLSNERIATISEEAPYFPLPYRPLEGRSGQLIHGVDHIRGSQCFINADLHNSTTIPYREASSKNSPATTVIPAAATPKHPPSEPTSILGGWLARLRLLSH; from the exons GCCTGGACGACAGCCTACAGCAGTATGTCCCGTACTTTGAGCGGGAGAAGATTGACGGGGAGCAGCTGTTGAAGATCTCCCACCAGGACCTCCTAGAGCTGGGGATGACCAGGATCGGACACCAGGAACTGGTGCTGGAGGCTGTCGACCTGCTCTGTGCTCTG AACTACGGGGTGGAGACAGACAACCTGAAGACTCTGGTGGGTCGTATGAGAGCGGCGTCCAACAACCTCCAGAACTCAGCGTCTGAGCGCAGGAAGAACCCGTCGTACGAGAGGCAAAACTCCCACAAACCCCCCAACGACTTCCTCACTGCCGTGGTGGAGCTAATCGGAGCCGCCAAGAGTCTGCTGGCCTGGCTGGACAG GACTCCTTTGACAGGGATCAGTGACTTCACCTCCACTAAGAACCGGATCATTCAGCTGTGTCTGGAGCTCACCTCCACTGTTCAGAAG GACTGCACAGTTTATGAGATGGAGGAGAAGATACTACAAGTA TCTGTGGCTCTGAACGTAATCTGTGAGCAGACAATGAGGATGACCTCCGACCCTCAGAAGAGTCAGTCGGCCTGTCTGGAGgaggtccacatcaccaacgtcAGACCTGGAGAAGGACTG GGGATGTATATCAAATCCACCTACGACGGGCTTCACGTCATCACTGGAACCACAGAACAT TCTCCGGCAGACAGAACACACAGGATCCATGCTGGAGACGAGGTCATCCAGGTCAACAAGCAGACAGTG GTGGGCTGGCAGCTGAAGAACCTGGTGGGTAAGCTGAAGGCGGACACCGCAGGCGTTAGTCTGGTGGTGAAGAAGAGGCCCTCGGGTACCTGTAGCTTCACCCCGGCCCCCCTAAAGAACATGCGCTGGAGGCCCCCCCTGGTGCAG AGTACCCCCAGTATGCCCAAGATCCAGTCTCCAAAACATGCCCCCTCTGAAGCCCTCATGAAGAAAGAGAAGCAGACCAATCTGGACCTGTTTATCCCTCCTCCCCCCACTGTCCCATACACCCCACG GGATGGGAAGCCTAAAGTGAGTGTGAAGGTCCAACTGAGACCAAAGGGTTCTCAGTCTCCTAACTCCTTCCTGGATGAGGGTAGACGACGCTTCACCTTCGCAGACTATGACAACAAGATCAAAGTCTGTCCTCCCCCTGAGCCCAACATCCAACCAGCCCCAGTAGCCCGCCTGAGACAACGGACCTCCACAAGGG GTAAACAGCGGCCCCTGTCCATGCCTGTAGACTCGTGTTTGGGCATGTCGGATTCGTCCTCCAGACCCTGGCCTCAAGGGAGGAAAG tagaggacatcctcCACAGATACCTGAGTAACGAGCGGATCGCCACCATCTCTGAGGAGGCCCCGTACTTTCCCCTACCCTACAGACCCCTGGAGGGACGGTCTGGCCAGCTGATCCATGGCGTCGACCACATTAGGGGCTCCCAGTGCTTCATCAATGCTGACCTGCACAACAGCACCACCATCCCATACCGGGAGGCATCATCCAAAAATTCCCCAGCTACGACTGTGATCCCTGCTGCTGCTACTCCCAAACATCCTCCTTCGGAACCCACTTCGATCCTGGGGGGCTGGCTAGCCCGCCTCAGGCTGCTGAGTCATTGA